The following is a genomic window from Micromonospora cathayae.
CCGCGACGGCCGGTTCCGCCGCCGTCGGGGTCAGGAGCCGGGGGTCCAGGCCGGGTCGCGGCCGAACGCGGCCAGCAGCCGGTCCTGCTCGTCGGCGTCGGCCGGCACGTCCACCCCGGAGCGGACCAGGTTCCCCTCCTGGTAGTCGGAGACCCGCTCGGTGAACCACCGGCCGCACTCGTGCACCAGCGCGTCGTCCAGCCGGGGGTCCGCGCCGATCGCCACCGCCAGGTCCCACCCGTGGACGAGATGCTCGGCGAGCAGTTGGTGGAGGTACTCCCGGGCGGGTGTCGGACCGGCCGACAGCGCGACCGTCCGGTCCAGCGTCCCCGGTTCGCTGGCCGCCCGCTCGGCCTGCCGGGCCGCGTCCCGGGCCGCGTCCACCGGGTCCGGGCCGAGTTGGTCACCGGTGAGCCGGTCACCGACCGACTCG
Proteins encoded in this region:
- a CDS encoding TIGR03086 family metal-binding protein encodes the protein MDLLETYRRSLAEFTDRVGRVGPRQWSDPTPCPAWDVRALVNHVVTEERWAVPLLGGATVESVGDRLTGDQLGPDPVDAARDAARQAERAASEPGTLDRTVALSAGPTPAREYLHQLLAEHLVHGWDLAVAIGADPRLDDALVHECGRWFTERVSDYQEGNLVRSGVDVPADADEQDRLLAAFGRDPAWTPGS